The following are from one region of the Fibrobacter sp. UWR3 genome:
- a CDS encoding sugar transferase — translation MKRILDFFCALAAICCLSPLLVMLTVVGAFKMKGNPFFTQPRPGKDEKIFRLVKFRTMTNARDASGKLLPDDVRLTAYGKFLRSTSLDELPELFNILKGDMAVIGPRPQLVRDMVFMTPEQRKRHTVRQGLSGLAQINGRNAVTWEKKIEYDLEYIKKITFLGDVKIILTTLNKAFIKRSDITEEGSDTATDLGDYLLASGRITREEYDRGQEEAKRLIAMSECHSGAEGDRIHEVEGSRGG, via the coding sequence TTGAAAAGAATTCTGGACTTCTTCTGTGCCCTGGCGGCAATCTGCTGCCTGAGCCCGCTGCTTGTGATGCTCACGGTCGTTGGCGCGTTCAAGATGAAGGGGAATCCGTTCTTTACGCAGCCTCGCCCCGGTAAAGACGAAAAAATCTTTAGGCTCGTCAAGTTCCGCACCATGACTAATGCGCGCGACGCTTCTGGAAAACTGCTCCCCGATGACGTGCGCCTTACCGCGTACGGCAAGTTCCTGCGCAGTACCAGCCTCGACGAACTCCCCGAACTATTCAACATTTTAAAAGGCGACATGGCGGTAATCGGCCCGAGGCCGCAGCTCGTGCGCGACATGGTCTTTATGACCCCCGAACAGCGCAAGCGCCACACTGTACGGCAGGGCCTGAGCGGGCTTGCCCAAATCAACGGCAGGAACGCCGTGACTTGGGAAAAGAAAATCGAGTACGACCTCGAGTACATCAAGAAAATCACCTTCCTGGGTGACGTGAAGATAATACTCACTACGCTGAACAAGGCCTTTATCAAGCGTTCCGACATCACCGAAGAAGGCTCCGACACCGCGACCGACCTCGGCGACTACTTGCTGGCAAGCGGCCGCATCACCCGCGAGGAATACGACCGCGGGCAAGAAGAAGCGAAAAGGCTGATTGCAATGTCTGAATGTCATTCTGGAGCCGAAGGCGATAGAATCCACGAAGTCGAAGGATCCAGGGGAGGCTGA
- a CDS encoding DegT/DnrJ/EryC1/StrS aminotransferase family protein, translated as MKRFEKRVWLASPTMHGDELRYMQEAYETNWMSTVGKNIDEVERLVAEKVGVKYAVALSAGTAALHLGTRLAGVRLFGVPRAGEGALRGQKVFCSDMTFAATLNPVAYENGEAVFIDSERDTWNMDPVALEKAFKIYPDVRLVVLVHLYGTPAKVDEIREICSRHNALLVEDAAESFGASYKGVQTGSFGDFNAISFNGNKIITGSSGGMYLTDSKEDADRVRKWSTQSREPAPWYQHEEIGYNYRMSNVIAGVVRGQLPHLEEHIAQKRAIYERYKAGLAGWPVQMNPYDAANSVPNFWLSCMIIDGCAVGEGRGKATPAKILESLADMNAEGRPIWKPMHMQPVYRGHAFVTAAGKEGDRAFSGKEGADTSVGADIFARGLCLPSDNKMTPDQQDAIIAAIRECFEG; from the coding sequence ATGAAGCGCTTTGAAAAGAGAGTCTGGCTTGCGAGCCCCACCATGCATGGTGACGAACTCCGTTACATGCAGGAGGCCTACGAGACCAACTGGATGAGCACCGTCGGGAAGAATATCGACGAGGTGGAGCGCCTGGTGGCCGAGAAAGTGGGCGTGAAGTATGCCGTGGCGCTTTCTGCGGGGACTGCCGCGCTGCATCTGGGCACGCGCCTTGCGGGTGTCCGTCTGTTCGGGGTGCCCAGGGCGGGCGAGGGTGCGCTGCGTGGGCAGAAGGTATTCTGCAGCGACATGACGTTTGCCGCGACACTCAACCCGGTGGCCTACGAGAACGGCGAGGCTGTGTTTATCGACAGCGAACGCGATACCTGGAACATGGACCCCGTGGCGCTTGAGAAGGCTTTCAAAATTTACCCTGACGTGCGGCTCGTTGTGCTTGTTCACTTGTATGGAACGCCCGCGAAGGTCGATGAGATTCGCGAAATATGCTCCCGCCACAATGCCCTCCTGGTCGAAGATGCCGCCGAAAGCTTCGGGGCTAGCTACAAGGGAGTGCAGACCGGAAGTTTTGGCGACTTCAACGCCATCAGCTTTAACGGGAACAAGATTATCACCGGTTCCAGCGGCGGCATGTACCTTACCGACAGCAAGGAAGATGCGGACCGTGTGCGCAAGTGGAGCACGCAGAGCCGTGAACCCGCGCCGTGGTACCAGCACGAGGAAATCGGGTACAACTACCGCATGAGCAACGTGATTGCGGGCGTGGTGCGCGGGCAGCTGCCGCACCTCGAGGAACATATCGCGCAGAAGCGTGCCATTTACGAGCGCTACAAGGCGGGTCTTGCCGGGTGGCCCGTGCAGATGAATCCCTACGATGCGGCGAATTCCGTGCCGAACTTCTGGCTCAGCTGCATGATTATCGATGGATGTGCGGTGGGCGAGGGTAGAGGCAAGGCGACGCCCGCGAAAATCCTGGAAAGCCTCGCCGACATGAACGCCGAGGGTCGCCCCATCTGGAAACCCATGCACATGCAACCGGTTTACCGGGGACACGCCTTCGTGACCGCTGCGGGGAAGGAAGGCGACAGGGCTTTTTCGGGGAAGGAAGGCGCGGACACCTCCGTGGGCGCCGACATTTTCGCCCGCGGGCTCTGCCTCCCCAGCGACAACAAGATGACCCCCGACCAGCAAGATGCCATCATCGCTGCCATAAGGGAATGCTTTGAGGGGTAG